The following is a genomic window from Spirochaetota bacterium.
ATTCCTTAATATAGTACTCCCGTCGAAAACCTAAATCATTTCCTATTAGCATTAGCGACTGTATATTGCACGACAGAGCTAAAGATACAGCCTGAGTTGTTACGATACCACCTGTGGCAACAAAACCTAGGTCTAAGCCAGCGGTTTCCCAAAGTTTATCGTATAGAGGATTATGTATCATCCAATTGTAAAAGCTGATATCCCCTTTCCATTTACGCAAATTTACATTTGAGAGACAGCTAAAGGCTAAAAGGTGCATATTATCAGTTGATATATCCCTGAAAAAATCCACTGGCGTTGTCTCACAAGAGATGACAAACTTTGGTAATATGCCATTTTTGTAAAGCGGGGCTAGCGCCATGTCAGTTGAAATTATAGCGATCTCTCTTCTATTGCAGTATCTCTTTAGAATGTCAAGCTCTCTTTTAAGAGAAGACCCAGCACCGACTATAATGACGCTTTTTGAATCAAACAGAGGAATTACTCTACTTAAACCCCCATATCTTTCAATATATTTAATATTCTTACAAAGATTTCTCTTAAAGGCGAAAAACCTCTCTTGAATTATTCCCTCGTTGAGCTCTTTAAATAGAATACTCTTATCCATTTCCCGTCTGGCATATCAACTTTTCGTCCCCACGATCATTTATCCACAATCTTAAGGCTTGTGTATAATATTCATAGGGTGGGACCGATGCTGATAGTTTTTTGATTATTAGCCTTCTGGCCCATCTCCTCTCGGCAAATTCACAGATGTCCTTTATGTTTCTACCAGAAATACCATCACATACTCTCGCTAAGGCCTCAAGCTCTCCCTCATTTAGGTGCGCGGCATAGGTCGAAAAGATTGACGCCCTCTCTCTGAGATTGGGCAATGGGAAATGAATCGTCTGGTCAAACCTGCTTAAGAGGGCGTGATCAAGATCGCTCTTCCTGTTAGTTGCTCCTATGATCAGCGTGTTGATAACAGAATCTATTCCATCTAGTCTTCTTAATAATACAGAGAGAACCCTTCTTGTTGCTTCAAACATATTCTGATCCCTTGATCCTGCCAGTGAATCTATCTCATCGAAGAAGAGGATAGCACCCCCTATCTCCTCAGCTATATCAAAAATCTGAGATAGATTCCTGGGAGATTCGCCATACCACTTTGACATTATTGATTCAATGGGAATATAAATTAAAGGCAAATCTACTCTTCCAGATATGATCCTGGCAATGGTAGTCTTCCCCACCCCAGGAGCTCCTTCAAAGAGGATGGCATGGGGTCTATTAGATTCAAACCGTGCCCTTGTCATTTCTGCTATGGAATCATATATTTCAGGATTCTTGAGTGGCAATATAATTGACTCCTTTACATTCCTCTTTACCTCCTCATAACCTGCGATGCAGGTCCAGTCTAAGGACACTTCAGTTGAAAGCACCGAAGCCCCAAAAGCCTTTAATCTGACAAATGGGTCGCTCCTACTATCTGAGAAATATGCTGCTTTGAATATCTCAATTGTTAGATTGATCTCTTCCTGTGTGAAATTACCCTTTTTCGAAATCTCGATATTGAATCTCTCGATTAATCCCATAACCTGAATCTTAAGATTATCCAAAATATTTTCCGTCTTAAAGATGTTCTCATTCAGGGCCTGGAAGGCATATAATCCACGCTCAAAGGAATGGATTCTTATATTATCCAAATGAATATTCATTATATTGATGAATTTAACCAATATCCTTTCATCAAGGTATGGTATTGGGAAATATATATTAGTGTTGCCCCTCTCAAAAGAGATTCTTGGAATTTCAATCTCTTCAGTATTCTTCTTGTTTTCTAAAAGAGCTTGAATTTCACCTTCTATCTGCTCCTTCATACTGGAATAGGGGATAAAATTTTCATTTGTTGAATCAGACATATAACATCCTGCATTATGTCACATATATTGTGTATAAAAAATAAGCCAACTATTATGGAAAGTCAAGCTCCTTTTCTAAGGACAATCAGCCCGTCTCATAATATATTGGATGAAAGGATAATGAGTCCTCCAACTGAACCTGTTGCCTGTGTCTGGACAGAAGTGATTAAATTCGATTAATGGTATAATGGAATACTATCAATTGATCTGTAGTCTTTAAACATAGAGGTGCAATATGGGAGGAGCCTGAATTTATTATGTCAATATCGTCTTTAAGCATGAATAAGAAAGCTCAATAATCCAGCACTTTATTCGCTAATTCCGTTAATCATGAAACAAGAAGCTTTCTGTATTCAGCATTTGCAATAGACTGCTTTTCTTTAACATGTTCCAACACTTCTTCATAATTTTCGAAGAGGATATCCACGATTTTTTTATCTACTCCATTATTTTTCGCAATATTTTTTATTATTCGCTCAATTTCATCACGCTGCATCCTATCTCGATATGGTCGATCCTCAGCAAGGGCTGTAAATATATCAGCAACAGCCATTATCCTTGAAGCTGTCTCCAATTTCTCGCTATTGATATGAAATGGATATCCAGAACCATCCAATTTTTCATGATGAAAAGCAGCCCATTCTGGAATATGGTATAGGCCCCAATTGAGTTTAAAACTAAATAGGTGAAATATTTATGTTTTTTAATGACTGCAAATTCCTCTTTTGTTAACTTGTCAGGTTTCTCCAAAATAGAATTTGGAACAGATAATTTTCCAATGTCGTGAAAGTATCCTGCTAATTTGATGAGAAATGTTTCATTTATAATTAATCCAAATATCTTAAAAATTATGGAAGCGCATTCTGCGACCCCAGTTGAATGTGTTGCAGTAAAAGAAGATTTAAAATCAATAAGGTTTCTAAAAAAAGTAGCTATAGAAAAAATCTGCTCAATTTCAATATCAACTCTTCTGAACGGGCCAAAATGCATAAGAATTGAATATAACCTGGGAGAAACCAAGTCCAACCAAAAGTCTTCACGATTTGAGACTGTTACAAATAAATCAACAACATCAGGGTGAATTTCATCTCCTTTCAAGGAAGTAATTTTTTAATCAGTTCCTCGTTCTGATGCAATATATATTGGTTTCGAATGATTAACCGTTCAAGATAGTCTGCAAGTTATAATACTTGGGAATCAAAAGCTTCATTTGAATTGATAGCTGTTTCCCATTTATTCCAGGGTTTATGGTGCCCTCTTACCATTGTTGAAGATTCTTTTAGTAAAGGACATGATTCATAGAGCGCTGCCCCACAGATACAATGAGTATCAATGTTGACTTCTTCAAAATTATGTAGTCTTGTTTTGTCCTCTGGGGTTAACGCCTCAACATCGTGAAGTATCGCGCCGATAAATATTTTCTGTTTTTCATCTTGAGGCAATTTGCTACCATTTGCCATTTGTCATGTAATGAAGGCTGTCCTCATCTGATGAGCAGAAATGGATACATTAGCGTGATGAATTGCTTCGGAAAATGAAAGCAGAATATTCCCTAAATTAACAGTAGTTCCCTGTAGCATATAGAAAATTTCCCCTTGTAAGTAACGCGAATTAGGACGATGCTCTGTTATTACTATATTATTGCATCAAAACTAGTAGATCACCCTACATTTTGAAGCGGGGTTAAGGTGTATTAATAGTATGCTCAAGTATTATATTAGGTTAATTCTTGATTTATATATGCCTGTTATCTAACAATATTAAATAATTGCCTTTCAAATCCTTACTCATTCCATTAGTATAGAACGCTATTTGAGATGGTAATTGTGTTACCATAAACTTTTAGTACCGTCAATTGATATTTGGAAAAACAGAAATGATATTCATTAAAATTTTTTATTACATAACATAAATTGTTTATTGATCAACAGAGACATAGCTTCAACCAATCAATAGTGTATACTTTGCTGCTATCTTCATAAAATATAAAATTTATTTTAATTGCAGACCTTAATAAATAATATAACACAGCATATTTTGAACAGTGAAGCATTGCTGAGGATAAACATTATGTATATAAATCCGATTAATGTTATAAGATAGTAAACAGCTTGACTGTAAGTTCAGGGTGTGCAAGGCTTTTTGCATTTCCACTATATTATAATCAAGACATGAGAAAAGGTCTATCCTCAATATTCATGGAAAGAAAATCCATGTTTAAAAAAAAGAATCGTCTGAAATTCAACAAGGATGAAACCATCTTTAATGTAATTCTTTTTATTTACACTGATTTTTTCTATATACCATTATCGCCAGGGGAAAGATGCTTTATCAGCTATTCAAACCAGAGTGGTTCGTTGTTCTGAGTATTTTTATAGGATTCTTTATCACATAGTATGTACAAATATTAACGTTGCAATTATTTGGTAAAACAGGGGAAAGATTTATACTCTCCTCTCAATTCTTGGATTATGGGTTCCCTGTTCCATGAGCATTTTTCTCACCTACAGTTTCTTAGGTATTGCTGGCGAGGATAACAGATTTGTCAATTTAAGTTATTTCGGTTCAATTGTGGGAATTATTGGAGGGTATATTTTTGGATATACTGAGTATATTACACATAAAGGGGATTCAGTTCTCAGCAAAAGACTGGCAGGGATGTCGATTCTATGTGGCCTGTTCTTCTTTACTACTCTTTCCCTGTTGGTTATCTTGTGAAATTACTCGATGAAATTAGTAAGGATCAAATCCCATTTGATATGATCAAGGGACTTGCCCACGTGCACAATCACTATATCAAAGGTGATATGCAGATTAGATAATTGCAACGATCATTAGCAACGTTGTCATTATCGCGACCCTTATGTATTATATTCCATCTCAGCCTCGGCACAAGGTTGAGCATGAGAGGAATGATTTCATCAAATTGAAAACAGATATAGGGACAAGGATAGAATACAAAGCAGTGGACTTCTATTTCCCTCAATAGCAGAGGGATGATGAGAGATACTCATTTTAATCTTCCCTTGTCCAGAGACTTATATCTCACGCAGAAAGGCAACATACTTAATTCTTTTACTAAAGCCTAAGCGAAGTTTTCAATGTGCTCTCGAGGAATAATACTCAGGCAGACATGTAGGCAAACGATTTATGGCGCATCCTTGTCTATCCCATGTTAGATCACTACTATAATCACACTAATAGAGAATGCAAATCATCGCTGGAGCTTCCTAAATCTAGTATCGATGGCTATAATATATTCAATTCTAATCAGGGCATCAAAATAATCTTTCCCCTCCAATTTTTCAAGATGCATTAGGTGGTTCCCTACTTCTTTAACAAATCCGATAAGAGTTTTCCCTGAATTGAGGGAAACATAAACCTTCTTGCCGATAAGTGATTTTAGATTATCCATCAGAGAGGAATTAACATTATAGCTTACTCCTTTTATAGCAACGACTTTTGACTTTGCCTCACCTTTCATTGGAAACATAAATATTGTTACAGTCAATAGAATAGCCAATATTAATCCAACAAAAGCAAATATTTTTGACCTCTTCATCATAAACCTCCAATATATCTTATATTATAATTTGGTTACAACCTTCTAAACCTTACTCACTTGCTTGGGTATGACGGTAACTTTTTGAAATAACATGTAATAGCTTACACAGGTCTGCGTCCAACTATTTGTTATGTTTTTGCTTTGAGTTCATAAATTGCCTTCAGTATCGCTTCTCGATTTTTTGCTGGCTTTAGCCACTTTGGCAGACGGCTGGCAAGAGAGGAATTATGCCAACCCAACCTCTCATCCTTCTCTCGCTCCCTAAGCCTCGCTGAAACATAGGATTCAAGAAACTCAAGATGCCTAATATTAAATGCCCACAAAGTGTGTCCAGCACAAGCTGTTTTGAGCCAGAGATCGAAGCCAAAAAAACCATCAGTTGGATTTTCGTCAAACCAATAGAATGAACGACCATCAGAAGGCTTCTCAATATGATAACCGCATTATAGACAAGAACACCTCACCTGTTTATCACAGTATGGCACTATTGAAACCTTATTTGAACATTTAGGGCAGGCTACTAAAACCGGATCATCGGCCATTGGCAAGCTTATAGTAAAACGGTTTTCCTTATTCTCTTTCATTCTTTTTCCGTTCATAGCTCTATACAACATACTGCTTACCATAAGATAATTTTTTCAAGCATATTATAGGACATATTTGTGGTTAAATAAGATAAGATTTCAGAAAAGTTTAATGCAATCAGAAAGCCAAAAAAATATAAAAAAATTAAAAAAACCGCATTTTTTTTCATTCACCCTATTGACTTTTTTTAATTAATTCCGTATTAATAACATATAACCTGTTAGCACTCGCCTCTGGTGAGTGCTAACAGAAAACGAAAAGGAGGATAGCCATGAACTGGAATATAGCAAAACGAAACAGAAACAACAATTTTGGAATGGATCTCTTTAGAAGAAACATCACCAATATATTTGATGATTTCTTCTCCTTAAGACCCACAACACTCTTTGAATCCGAGTGGATCCCTACAATTGATATGGAAGAGGATGACAAGATGATTCATATCAAGGCAGAGATGCCTGGAATGGACGAAAAGGATTTGAAGGTAACTATTGAAAATAATCTTCTCACTCTGAATGGAGAGAAGAAGACGGAGAAGGATGAAGAGGACAAGGACAAGAGATATCACTACACTGAAAGAAGATTTGGTTCTTTCTCTCGCTCAATACCATTGCCAGAAGGTGTAAAGAGCGACAAGGTAAAAGCAAGCTTCAAAAAGGGTGTTTTGAAAATTGAAATCCCAAAGGATGAATCAAAACAACCCAAAAAAATTAATATAAATGTAAACTAATTGAAACAAAAAGGAGGTCAAAAATGTACACTACATATGATATCTTTGATGATCTTTTGGGGATGAGAAGGATGTTCGACAATTTTTTTAAGGACATACCCTCTACTACGAGGGTAAGAGAATATCCCTACATAAACCTTTATGAGAATGGAGACGATTTAGACATTAGCATCATCGCTCCAGGCATTAAGGTCGAAGATGTAGATCTTCACCTAATCAATAATAGCTTAATAATTGAAGGGAACAAGAAGGACGATTATCAGGACAAGCCCTATATCAGGAAGGAGAGAAGATTTGGTAAATTCAAAAAATCAGTGAAGCTGCCATTTAGGGTGGATATAAACAATATTCATGCAACTATGAATAATGGCATTCTTTGGGTGAAGCTCCAAAAGAGTGATGAGGATAAACCCAAAAAGATTGATATAAAGTAATAGGGGGTATTAAAATGACAACAGAAGTAACAAAATTAAAAAAAGATGCTTACAATTCCGAAGAGTGTGTAATTGTTCCTCCAGTTGATATCTATGAAACCGAAGGAGAATATGTCCTCAAGGCTGAAATGCCTGGAGTAACAAAGGACAATGTTGAAATTACTCTTAACAATAAGGTTTTGGAAATAAATGGAAGGGTAACTGATGGAGAGAAGAGAGTGGATAATTTAAAATACTCAGAATACAACCTCTATAATTATCATAGAGAATTCACAATAGGTAATGGTATAAACAAGGACTCTTTATCTGCTAACCTTGAAAATGGACTCTTAACACTCGTTTTACCTAAGAGCGAAGAGGTTAAGCCAAAGAGGATTGAAGTAAAACTAGAAAATTAATAAAAGCTTACATACGCTTTTATTAGAATCTCTCAACATCCTGGTTGAGGACAGGGTTAACCTTGAAGAGAAAGGGGCGGCATAAGGAATGGCGTCCCTTTGATATTAATATCCGCATCGTACAAACCGCATTGAATAGATTATTTCCCCAAAATAATTGATTATTTATTGTTGACTATGTCGACATATTGAATAGTTTCAGATAAAGTAATAATATGAAGGAGTTCGGCATGGCAGAGATGGATAAGGAATATGTCTTGAAATGCGTTAAGGAGTTGAATGTCAGATTTATTCGTCTATGGTTTACTGACGTTCTCGGTTTTTTAAAGAGCTTTGCTATTATGCCAGAGGAACTGGAAGAGGCTCTTAATGAGGGCAAGGGATTTGATGGTTCATCCATTGAGGGATATGCCAGGATCCACGAGAGTGACATGATAGCCATGCCTGATCCCAGCACATTCGTTATTCTTCCCTGGCGCTCACAGGAGACCCAGGTGGCTCGAATGTTTTGTGACATTCAGTGGCCTGATGGCAGATCATACGAGGGGGATCCCCGTCAGGCCTTGAGGAAAAATCTGATGAAGGCCGCTGATCTCGGATTTACATTCTATGTTGGTCCTGAGCTGGAATTTTTTTACTTTAAGAACTCAAAAGGAAGGCCTGAGACACTGGACTCTGGTGGTTATTTTGACCTGACGCCCCTGGATTTGGCAAGCGATCTCAGGAAGGATACTATTATTGCCCTTGAGAAGATGGGGATAGGTGTAGAGTATAGTCATCATGAGGTGGCACCAAGCCAGCATGAGATTGACCTTCGCTATATGGACGCCCTAACCATGGCTGATGCAGCGATGACCTATCGGCTTACGGTTAAGGAGATTGCTATGAAGTATGGCATATACGCCACATTCATGCCCAAACCCCTTTTTGGAGAAAATGGAAGTGGAATGCATACACATCAGTCCCTCTTTGAGGGCGAGATAAATGCATTTTTTGATCCAAAGGATAAACATCATTTATCCAAAAAGGCTAAGTCATACATAGCTGGTCTATTAAAACACTCACGTGAGATATGCCTTG
Proteins encoded in this region:
- a CDS encoding Hsp20/alpha crystallin family protein; translated protein: MTTEVTKLKKDAYNSEECVIVPPVDIYETEGEYVLKAEMPGVTKDNVEITLNNKVLEINGRVTDGEKRVDNLKYSEYNLYNYHREFTIGNGINKDSLSANLENGLLTLVLPKSEEVKPKRIEVKLEN
- a CDS encoding Hsp20/alpha crystallin family protein yields the protein MYTTYDIFDDLLGMRRMFDNFFKDIPSTTRVREYPYINLYENGDDLDISIIAPGIKVEDVDLHLINNSLIIEGNKKDDYQDKPYIRKERRFGKFKKSVKLPFRVDINNIHATMNNGILWVKLQKSDEDKPKKIDIK
- a CDS encoding HD domain-containing protein, producing the protein MKGDEIHPDVVDLFVTVSNREDFWLDLVSPRLYSILMHFGPFRRVDIEIEQIFSIATFFRNLIDFKSSFTATHSTGVAECASIIFKIFGLIINETFLIKLAGYFHDIGKLSVPNSILEKPDKLTKEEFAVIKKHKYFTYLVLNSIGAYTIFQNGLLFIMKNWMVLDIHFISIARNWRQLQG
- a CDS encoding Hsp20/alpha crystallin family protein encodes the protein MNWNIAKRNRNNNFGMDLFRRNITNIFDDFFSLRPTTLFESEWIPTIDMEEDDKMIHIKAEMPGMDEKDLKVTIENNLLTLNGEKKTEKDEEDKDKRYHYTERRFGSFSRSIPLPEGVKSDKVKASFKKGVLKIEIPKDESKQPKKININVN
- a CDS encoding glutamine synthetase family protein, with amino-acid sequence MAEMDKEYVLKCVKELNVRFIRLWFTDVLGFLKSFAIMPEELEEALNEGKGFDGSSIEGYARIHESDMIAMPDPSTFVILPWRSQETQVARMFCDIQWPDGRSYEGDPRQALRKNLMKAADLGFTFYVGPELEFFYFKNSKGRPETLDSGGYFDLTPLDLASDLRKDTIIALEKMGIGVEYSHHEVAPSQHEIDLRYMDALTMADAAMTYRLTVKEIAMKYGIYATFMPKPLFGENGSGMHTHQSLFEGEINAFFDPKDKHHLSKKAKSYIAGLLKHSREICLVVAQWVNSYKRLVPGYEAPVYISWAQRNRSALVRVPMYKPGKEEATRIEFRCPDPSCNPYLAFSVMLAAGLKGIQEEYDLPSPIEEDIFQMSHLKRIDKGIIPLPGSLDEAIAETEKSSLVKDTLGDHIFEKFITNKKIEWDDYKKHVSQFELDKYLPIL
- a CDS encoding ATP-binding protein yields the protein MSDSTNENFIPYSSMKEQIEGEIQALLENKKNTEEIEIPRISFERGNTNIYFPIPYLDERILVKFINIMNIHLDNIRIHSFERGLYAFQALNENIFKTENILDNLKIQVMGLIERFNIEISKKGNFTQEEINLTIEIFKAAYFSDSRSDPFVRLKAFGASVLSTEVSLDWTCIAGYEEVKRNVKESIILPLKNPEIYDSIAEMTRARFESNRPHAILFEGAPGVGKTTIARIISGRVDLPLIYIPIESIMSKWYGESPRNLSQIFDIAEEIGGAILFFDEIDSLAGSRDQNMFEATRRVLSVLLRRLDGIDSVINTLIIGATNRKSDLDHALLSRFDQTIHFPLPNLRERASIFSTYAAHLNEGELEALARVCDGISGRNIKDICEFAERRWARRLIIKKLSASVPPYEYYTQALRLWINDRGDEKLICQTGNG
- a CDS encoding 6-hydroxymethylpterin diphosphokinase MptE-like protein — protein: MDKSILFKELNEGIIQERFFAFKRNLCKNIKYIERYGGLSRVIPLFDSKSVIIVGAGSSLKRELDILKRYCNRREIAIISTDMALAPLYKNGILPKFVISCETTPVDFFRDISTDNMHLLAFSCLSNVNLRKWKGDISFYNWMIHNPLYDKLWETAGLDLGFVATGGIVTTQAVSLALSCNIQSLMLIGNDLGFRREYYIKESVVFNNNLSLSNRLDTMETMDMKMIRKSRQYEINRGESVFYSNNQFLAAKFWLEELFSKTSIQVFDSSDPGCSEGSLKKVELRNFFGRFDRRAKKKRR